One Bradyrhizobium sp. CCGB12 genomic window carries:
- a CDS encoding ABC transporter permease: MTTSDDAVAVLGVQAPPATRRALRWRLALPVGLLAVPMLAFLTYFFFYPALGLLLSSIQTQDSRGIIGRPFTLAHYARLVNVELYARVLWTTLRISIITSVLATVLAYPVALVMVKSRPMVTRIITLIVIAPLIVSVVVRGYGWQLVLQNGPKGMLNWILMSLHVVDAPISVLYTEVAVVIGSLHVFFPMMVLPLASALGKIDPNLEDAARMLGAPWWKVFLRVTLPLSMPGFVAGFTLVFSLTAGSFVIPAILGGASAVMLGNLIEQQIFVVYDWPFGAAIAVVLVGLVLAVNGVSMWLLEGRRLRRPE, translated from the coding sequence ATGACCACCAGCGACGATGCGGTGGCAGTCTTAGGTGTTCAAGCTCCACCGGCAACCCGGCGGGCATTGCGGTGGCGTCTGGCTCTGCCGGTCGGGCTTCTCGCCGTCCCGATGCTGGCATTCTTGACGTATTTCTTCTTCTATCCGGCTCTGGGGCTGCTGCTCTCAAGCATCCAGACACAGGACAGCCGCGGTATCATCGGCCGCCCGTTCACGCTCGCGCACTACGCGCGCCTCGTCAATGTCGAACTCTACGCGCGCGTGCTTTGGACCACGCTGCGGATCAGCATCATCACCTCGGTGCTTGCGACGGTGCTCGCCTATCCGGTCGCGCTGGTGATGGTCAAGAGCCGTCCGATGGTCACGCGCATCATCACCTTGATCGTCATTGCTCCCTTGATCGTCAGCGTGGTCGTTCGTGGATACGGCTGGCAGCTGGTGCTCCAGAACGGTCCGAAGGGCATGCTGAACTGGATCTTGATGTCGCTGCACGTCGTCGATGCACCGATCTCGGTCCTCTACACCGAAGTGGCGGTCGTCATCGGGTCGCTGCACGTGTTCTTCCCGATGATGGTGCTGCCGCTGGCCTCGGCGCTCGGCAAGATCGACCCCAACCTCGAGGATGCGGCCCGTATGCTCGGCGCGCCATGGTGGAAGGTGTTCCTTCGGGTGACGCTGCCGTTGAGCATGCCGGGCTTCGTGGCGGGTTTTACCCTGGTCTTTTCGCTCACCGCCGGCTCCTTCGTCATTCCCGCGATCCTGGGCGGCGCCTCGGCGGTCATGCTCGGCAATCTGATCGAGCAGCAGATCTTCGTCGTCTATGACTGGCCGTTCGGCGCTGCGATCGCCGTCGTTCTCGTCGGCCTGGTCCTCGCGGTGAACGGTGTCTCGATGTGGCTGCTGGAAGGCCGGCGTCTCAGGAGGCCCGAGTGA
- a CDS encoding pyridoxal phosphate-dependent aminotransferase — MPDLANRLRTVKVSASAAMTDKARELRDAGVKIVGLSSGEPDFPTPSHAIEAAHRAALAGDTKYPAQPGTVALRTAVQRKFKRENNLDYALDEILIANGGKQIIFNALFATCNSGDEVVIPAPGWITYADIVLLAEATPIAVPCPENNQFKLRPADLDAAITPRTKWLILNFPNNPTGAACTREEMRAIADVMLKHPDVWILTDDIYEHLTYDGFEFCTIAEVEPRLKNRVVTVNGASKAYAMTGWRVGYCGGPKDLIAAMNNVHGQATGGICTVSQAAAVAVLDGPQDYLKERADIYRDRRDLVVKLLNQIPGITCHKPEGAFYVFPNIAGCIGKTTKSGRRLETDADFISALLEEQHVAAVPGGAYGMSPYFRISYATDTESLKEGCRRIASFCESLR, encoded by the coding sequence ATGCCTGACCTCGCAAACCGCCTTAGGACCGTGAAGGTGTCGGCCTCGGCGGCGATGACGGACAAGGCGCGCGAGCTCCGCGACGCAGGCGTCAAGATCGTGGGCCTGTCGTCCGGCGAGCCCGATTTTCCGACGCCGTCGCATGCCATCGAGGCCGCACATCGGGCAGCGCTGGCAGGCGATACCAAATATCCGGCGCAGCCGGGAACGGTCGCGCTGCGGACCGCGGTCCAGCGCAAGTTCAAGCGCGAGAACAATCTCGACTACGCCCTCGACGAGATCCTGATCGCCAATGGTGGCAAGCAGATCATCTTCAACGCGCTGTTTGCCACCTGCAATTCCGGCGACGAGGTCGTCATTCCGGCGCCGGGCTGGATCACCTATGCGGACATCGTTCTTCTGGCGGAGGCGACGCCCATCGCGGTGCCTTGCCCGGAGAACAACCAGTTCAAGCTTCGTCCGGCGGACCTGGATGCGGCGATCACGCCCCGGACGAAGTGGTTGATCCTGAATTTTCCCAACAATCCGACCGGCGCCGCCTGTACGCGCGAGGAGATGCGCGCGATCGCCGATGTCATGTTGAAGCATCCCGACGTGTGGATACTCACCGACGACATCTATGAGCATCTCACTTATGATGGCTTTGAGTTCTGTACCATCGCGGAGGTTGAGCCGAGGCTGAAGAATCGCGTCGTGACCGTGAACGGCGCGTCCAAGGCCTACGCCATGACGGGCTGGCGGGTCGGCTATTGCGGGGGGCCCAAGGACCTGATCGCGGCGATGAACAATGTCCACGGTCAGGCGACCGGTGGGATCTGCACTGTGAGCCAGGCGGCGGCCGTCGCGGTCCTGGACGGACCGCAGGACTACCTGAAGGAGCGCGCGGACATCTATCGTGACCGGCGCGATCTCGTGGTCAAGCTCCTCAATCAGATTCCGGGTATCACCTGCCACAAGCCGGAAGGGGCCTTCTACGTGTTTCCGAACATCGCCGGCTGCATCGGCAAGACCACGAAGAGCGGGCGGCGGCTGGAGACCGATGCAGACTTCATCTCGGCGCTCCTGGAGGAGCAGCATGTCGCCGCCGTGCCTGGCGGCGCCTATGGAATGAGCCCGTACTTCCGCATTTCCTACGCGACCGATACCGAATCGCTGAAGGAAGGCTGCCGGCGGATCGCGAGCTTCTGCGAAAGCCTGCGCTGA
- the pxpB gene encoding 5-oxoprolinase subunit PxpB, with amino-acid sequence MSINQPNAPFVGTIEKSPKISLIGTLAMLVEAPGDFDLVQQGRVWALADAVSAWPNVQEAVIGVTNVMLLFEQPPADIGMLSASIVELWHRALGRKADGKLIEIPVIYGGELGFDLPAVAKRAGLSERDVIRIHSEGEYTVCAVASSPGFGYLHGLDPRIHMPRKSVPSLNMRAGSVTIGGMQTGVAVLTSPNGWNAIGWASVAMFDPSAEQPSLMLPGDRVKFRIDRIEL; translated from the coding sequence TTGTCGATTAATCAGCCCAACGCTCCCTTTGTCGGCACGATCGAAAAAAGCCCGAAGATCAGCTTGATCGGCACGCTTGCGATGCTGGTCGAGGCGCCGGGTGACTTCGACCTGGTGCAGCAGGGACGCGTCTGGGCACTTGCGGATGCGGTTTCCGCCTGGCCCAACGTCCAGGAGGCCGTCATTGGTGTCACCAATGTGATGCTTTTGTTCGAGCAGCCGCCGGCCGATATCGGCATGCTCAGCGCTTCGATCGTCGAACTGTGGCATCGTGCGCTCGGGCGCAAGGCCGACGGAAAGCTCATCGAGATTCCCGTGATCTATGGCGGCGAACTCGGCTTTGATTTGCCTGCGGTTGCGAAGCGCGCCGGATTGTCCGAGCGCGACGTCATCAGGATTCACAGCGAAGGCGAATATACTGTCTGCGCCGTCGCGAGCTCTCCGGGATTTGGTTATCTCCACGGCCTCGACCCGCGCATTCATATGCCGCGCAAATCGGTGCCGTCGCTCAACATGCGGGCAGGCTCGGTGACCATCGGCGGGATGCAGACAGGCGTGGCGGTGCTGACAAGTCCCAATGGATGGAATGCCATCGGCTGGGCCTCGGTCGCGATGTTCGATCCGAGCGCCGAACAGCCCTCGCTCATGCTTCCGGGCGACCGTGTCAAATTCAGGATCGATCGGATCGAGCTGTGA
- a CDS encoding acetyl-CoA carboxylase biotin carboxyl carrier protein subunit has protein sequence MPIELTDIARLAQILERSGVDTIEIEEPGQSLKLVVDTGPRMVASPMLAAPAADHSIIAKTDVAGHFLAAHPWRDKPFVAQGERVEAGAIVGLVKIGLLYAPIVAPAAGTIDAVIAEPGATVGYGTPIVRIRPHTGGNPIN, from the coding sequence ATGCCGATAGAGCTGACCGATATCGCGCGTCTGGCGCAAATCCTCGAAAGGTCCGGCGTCGACACGATCGAAATCGAGGAACCCGGCCAATCGCTGAAGCTCGTCGTCGACACGGGTCCGCGAATGGTGGCGTCACCGATGCTTGCCGCCCCCGCTGCAGACCATTCCATCATCGCTAAAACCGACGTCGCAGGGCATTTCCTTGCGGCTCATCCCTGGCGGGACAAGCCGTTCGTCGCACAGGGCGAGCGCGTCGAGGCCGGCGCGATCGTCGGCCTCGTCAAGATCGGGCTCTTGTATGCGCCCATCGTGGCGCCGGCCGCCGGCACGATCGATGCCGTGATCGCGGAGCCTGGCGCAACGGTCGGCTACGGCACACCGATTGTGCGCATCCGCCCGCATACTGGGGGCAACCCGATCAATTGA
- a CDS encoding LamB/YcsF family protein — MKIGINSDMGEGFGNYRICDDEALMSIISSANVACGFHAGDPIIMDRMVRLAKQKGVEVGAHPGLPDLLGFGRRVIQMDAAELEKHMVYQIGALQAIAANAGHRVTHVSFHAAMGNMVNADPDMADVAARAIATINRDFIVFSQPDAEIVRAARKVGLRILTLFLADRAYDENGHLVSRKLPNSVITSTDAVAERVKRFLDSGTVQTIEGKSIKVEARSILIHSDTPGSVNLAGTVRRVIEQGGGEVTPATVLLN, encoded by the coding sequence ATGAAAATCGGCATCAATTCGGACATGGGCGAAGGCTTCGGCAATTATCGCATCTGCGACGACGAGGCGCTGATGAGCATCATTTCGTCGGCCAACGTGGCATGCGGTTTCCATGCCGGCGATCCCATCATCATGGATCGCATGGTTCGCCTCGCCAAGCAGAAGGGGGTCGAGGTCGGCGCCCATCCGGGCCTGCCCGACCTGCTCGGGTTTGGCCGGCGCGTGATCCAGATGGATGCCGCCGAGCTCGAGAAGCACATGGTCTATCAGATCGGCGCCTTGCAGGCGATCGCGGCCAATGCGGGCCATCGTGTGACCCATGTCAGCTTCCACGCCGCGATGGGCAACATGGTCAATGCCGACCCTGACATGGCCGATGTCGCCGCCCGTGCGATTGCGACCATCAATCGCGATTTCATCGTGTTCTCGCAGCCTGACGCCGAGATCGTGCGCGCCGCGCGCAAGGTGGGCCTGCGCATCCTGACGCTGTTCCTGGCTGACCGCGCCTACGACGAGAACGGCCATCTGGTGTCCCGCAAGCTTCCCAACTCCGTCATCACCTCGACTGACGCGGTGGCCGAGCGGGTCAAGCGCTTCCTCGACAGCGGCACTGTGCAGACGATCGAAGGCAAGTCGATCAAGGTCGAGGCGCGCTCGATCCTGATCCACAGCGATACGCCGGGATCGGTCAACCTCGCCGGCACGGTGCGCCGCGTGATCGAGCAGGGTGGCGGCGAGGTGACGCCCGCAACCGTCCTGCTCAATTGA
- a CDS encoding extracellular solute-binding protein, producing the protein MKLTRRTLIQAGASAIAFPTIISRALAQDTKQLHVGVYNSALGKLIQKEVIPKFEAEFKCRVFTIEGATLSNIAALRATRDTPRFSMMMMDDVGIPQAKQEGLIDKLDASKIPNLAKVYQRYLFEDGHGVGFSISSAAMFINPQVTKPLGSYEQIFDAKYRKQILLNTPKNTQSVLMLIVATALVTGKPLKEAQYLVDSGWDKLASLKPNILTIYDSEAQVLQVAQGQAAIGGIEYSKAIYPHTAKGMPIDMTFPKEGAFTGINSMTLVKNAPEPELACALINRILEPSVAKMLSEQTLSAPSVGGIDFKPETAKFLAYPDTKATDLGLFTPDWNFIVPRRGPWLERYNQVFTS; encoded by the coding sequence ATGAAGCTGACACGTAGGACTCTCATTCAGGCCGGTGCATCTGCGATTGCCTTCCCGACGATCATCAGCCGGGCATTGGCGCAGGACACCAAGCAATTGCACGTCGGCGTCTACAACTCCGCGCTGGGCAAGCTGATCCAGAAAGAGGTCATCCCCAAGTTTGAGGCCGAGTTCAAGTGTCGCGTCTTCACGATCGAAGGCGCGACGCTCTCCAATATCGCCGCGCTCCGCGCGACCCGCGACACACCGCGCTTCAGCATGATGATGATGGACGACGTCGGCATCCCCCAGGCCAAGCAGGAGGGGTTGATCGACAAGCTCGACGCGAGCAAGATCCCCAACCTCGCCAAGGTCTATCAGCGCTATCTCTTTGAGGACGGCCATGGCGTCGGTTTTTCGATCTCCAGTGCCGCCATGTTCATCAATCCGCAGGTGACAAAGCCGCTCGGGAGCTATGAGCAGATCTTCGACGCGAAGTATCGCAAGCAGATCCTGCTGAATACGCCCAAGAACACTCAGAGCGTGCTGATGCTCATCGTCGCCACGGCGCTGGTGACCGGAAAGCCGCTGAAGGAGGCGCAATACCTGGTCGACAGCGGCTGGGACAAGCTCGCGTCTCTCAAGCCCAACATCCTGACGATCTACGACAGCGAGGCCCAGGTTCTCCAGGTAGCCCAGGGCCAGGCGGCGATCGGCGGCATCGAGTACTCGAAGGCGATCTATCCGCATACGGCGAAGGGCATGCCGATCGACATGACGTTCCCCAAGGAGGGCGCGTTCACCGGAATCAACAGCATGACACTGGTCAAGAATGCGCCCGAGCCCGAGCTCGCTTGTGCCCTGATCAACCGCATTTTGGAGCCTTCGGTCGCCAAGATGTTGTCCGAGCAGACCCTCAGCGCGCCCTCGGTGGGCGGTATCGACTTCAAGCCGGAGACAGCCAAGTTCCTTGCCTATCCCGACACCAAGGCAACCGATCTAGGGCTGTTCACGCCGGACTGGAACTTCATCGTTCCGCGCCGCGGTCCGTGGTTGGAACGCTATAACCAAGTGTTCACGAGCTGA
- a CDS encoding ABC transporter permease: protein MDERFSGFGAFILYTVTAGMMVFILAPLLLVMAVSVSDSYFVTFPPQGFTLKWYAKVLQDRDFLEAMRLSILLALGTTAGSLLLGVPAAFALVRGHFFGLSAIKGFLLSPLIFPALVTGLALLQVLTKLGSQDARLNLLIGHVVVTSPYVIRTVVTSLQLVDENLEDAARTLGANRLWTFWRVTLPQIASGVAAGGLFAFMVSFDNYPVTMWLANSEYSPVPLVLMRQLVNVFDPSVPAMSTIIIIMAMVGVLLLEKLVGLRRALAA, encoded by the coding sequence ATGGACGAGCGATTTTCCGGCTTCGGCGCATTCATCCTCTACACCGTCACCGCCGGCATGATGGTGTTCATCCTGGCGCCGCTGCTTCTCGTCATGGCGGTGTCGGTATCCGATTCTTATTTCGTGACCTTTCCTCCGCAGGGCTTCACGCTGAAATGGTACGCCAAGGTTCTCCAGGACCGCGACTTCCTCGAGGCGATGAGGCTGAGCATTCTGCTCGCGCTCGGCACGACGGCGGGATCGCTGCTGCTGGGCGTGCCCGCGGCCTTTGCGCTGGTGCGCGGCCACTTCTTCGGCCTGTCGGCGATCAAGGGGTTCCTGCTGTCGCCGCTGATCTTTCCGGCGCTGGTCACCGGCCTGGCGCTGCTTCAGGTCCTGACCAAGCTTGGTTCCCAGGATGCGCGGCTCAATCTTTTGATCGGGCACGTGGTCGTGACGTCGCCCTACGTCATCCGCACGGTCGTCACCAGCCTTCAACTGGTCGACGAGAATCTGGAGGACGCTGCGCGCACGCTCGGCGCGAACCGGTTGTGGACCTTCTGGCGCGTGACGCTGCCGCAGATCGCCTCCGGCGTCGCTGCCGGCGGGCTGTTCGCCTTCATGGTGTCCTTCGACAATTACCCGGTCACGATGTGGCTGGCGAACTCGGAATACTCGCCCGTGCCGCTCGTCCTGATGCGGCAACTGGTCAACGTCTTCGATCCTTCCGTGCCGGCAATGTCGACGATCATCATCATTATGGCGATGGTCGGCGTTCTGTTGCTGGAGAAACTGGTCGGCCTTCGCCGCGCGCTGGCCGCTTAA
- a CDS encoding ABC transporter ATP-binding protein, translating into MRSSEVRLDRLSKNYARMVAVDEVSLAIEPGHMVALLGPSGCGKTTCLRMIAGLIRPTSGDVFVNDKRMTDVLVHRRNVGMLFQNYALFPHLTVEENIAFGLEMRGISKADAARKVAEALNLVQLSSFGKRYPSQLSGGQQQRVALGRALVIEPAMLLLDEPLGALDKGLRESMQVELRALQRRLGLTTIMVTHDQDEALTMADKIVVMRDGKLEQVGSATEIYQRPASKFVAQFIGASNLFEGPIEQRNGSGAVVRVSPELSLQVDQISSSASDVMVSIRPEAIIVERIGQSSVAQRANSVTARVDQAIYRGFVSHYYLKTPSGGQIIVFEQNQSQQAGLRYAVGEEVVARWESPSNHVIARH; encoded by the coding sequence ATGAGGTCGTCCGAAGTCAGGCTTGATCGCCTCAGCAAGAATTACGCCCGCATGGTCGCGGTCGACGAGGTGTCGCTCGCGATCGAGCCGGGTCACATGGTTGCGCTGCTCGGTCCAAGCGGATGCGGCAAGACGACCTGCCTCCGCATGATCGCGGGGCTGATCCGTCCGACATCCGGCGACGTCTTCGTCAACGACAAGAGGATGACCGACGTTCTCGTGCATCGCCGCAACGTCGGAATGCTGTTCCAAAACTACGCGCTGTTCCCTCATCTGACCGTCGAGGAGAACATCGCATTCGGCCTGGAGATGCGCGGGATATCCAAGGCCGATGCTGCGAGGAAGGTGGCCGAAGCCCTCAATCTCGTCCAGCTCTCCAGCTTCGGGAAGCGCTATCCCTCGCAGCTCTCCGGCGGTCAGCAACAGCGCGTCGCGCTGGGGCGGGCTCTGGTGATCGAGCCGGCGATGCTGCTGCTCGACGAGCCGCTCGGGGCGCTCGACAAGGGGCTTCGCGAGAGCATGCAGGTCGAGCTCCGCGCACTCCAGCGCAGGCTTGGCCTGACCACCATCATGGTAACCCACGACCAGGACGAAGCCCTGACCATGGCCGACAAGATCGTGGTGATGCGCGATGGCAAGCTCGAGCAGGTCGGCTCGGCGACGGAAATCTACCAGCGGCCGGCCTCGAAATTCGTCGCGCAGTTCATCGGCGCGTCGAATCTGTTCGAGGGACCCATTGAGCAGCGCAACGGGAGCGGGGCGGTCGTTCGTGTCTCGCCCGAACTCAGCCTTCAGGTTGATCAGATATCATCGTCGGCCAGCGACGTGATGGTCTCGATCAGGCCCGAAGCAATCATCGTCGAGCGAATTGGCCAGAGCTCGGTGGCGCAACGTGCCAATAGCGTGACGGCGCGTGTCGATCAGGCCATCTATCGCGGATTCGTCAGTCACTACTATCTCAAGACGCCGAGTGGCGGGCAGATCATCGTGTTCGAGCAGAACCAGTCGCAGCAGGCCGGACTCCGGTACGCCGTGGGCGAGGAGGTCGTGGCGCGGTGGGAGTCGCCCAGCAATCACGTCATTGCGCGTCACTGA
- the pxpB gene encoding 5-oxoprolinase subunit PxpB, which yields MTTPDRPRISLLGTSALLFEAPGAFDLPHQRRIWSLAATASKWPGIREAIPGITNLMLTFETPPRELGPLIAALNDSWEKADGLAIGGREIRLPVAYGGEIGSSLQSVADHCGLSVDDVVSIHAAPLYTVFALGSHPGYCYLGGMDPRITMPRRQTPLQRSAGGSVSIGGSQTGVSASPGPSGWHAIGHTSWTFFNSSWPTPAALAPGDTIRFAIERVIR from the coding sequence ATGACGACGCCGGACCGGCCACGGATCAGCCTGCTCGGGACATCGGCCCTCCTGTTCGAGGCGCCCGGCGCGTTCGACCTGCCGCATCAGCGGCGAATCTGGTCGCTGGCGGCGACGGCGTCGAAATGGCCGGGAATTCGCGAGGCCATTCCCGGCATCACCAATTTGATGCTGACCTTCGAGACGCCTCCCCGCGAACTCGGCCCCCTGATCGCCGCACTCAACGACAGCTGGGAAAAGGCAGATGGCCTCGCGATCGGCGGCCGCGAGATCAGGCTGCCGGTCGCCTATGGCGGCGAGATCGGATCGTCTCTTCAGTCCGTCGCTGATCATTGCGGCTTGTCCGTCGACGACGTGGTCTCGATCCATGCCGCCCCGCTCTACACGGTGTTCGCACTCGGCAGCCACCCCGGTTATTGCTACCTCGGCGGCATGGATCCGCGTATCACCATGCCGCGCCGTCAGACGCCGCTGCAACGCTCCGCGGGCGGCTCGGTATCGATCGGCGGATCGCAGACCGGTGTCTCCGCTTCGCCCGGGCCGAGCGGCTGGCACGCCATCGGGCATACGAGCTGGACGTTCTTCAATTCGTCCTGGCCGACGCCTGCCGCGCTGGCTCCGGGCGATACGATCCGGTTCGCGATCGAACGGGTGATCCGGTGA
- a CDS encoding biotin-dependent carboxyltransferase family protein has translation MIEILTSPAFNTIQDLGRYGARRFGVSTSGAMDPVALAAGNALLGNDDNAAGIEIQTFPFRLRFSADTAFALTGADHDSTLAGSTVRPWWCTRAKASDVLAIATPRRGARVYATFGGGIDIPRVLGSRSTHLRGGFGGLEGRTLQVGDVVPIGNTQGKSDGRFDFGVAPPDVAIAGAAPAEDCVLRIRVMRAGEYDLFSEAMQATFWSTTWKISARSDRGGYRLTGGKLRLDAPVEMRSHGVVAGVVQVPPAGEPIIQMSDANTAGGYPKMAAVIQADLWRLGQAAPGSFIAFSEVSYQDAVAAMAPVNDYLAKLRATADLYRAL, from the coding sequence GTGATCGAGATTCTGACCAGCCCCGCCTTCAACACAATTCAGGACCTGGGCCGCTACGGCGCGCGGCGTTTCGGCGTGAGCACCTCGGGTGCAATGGATCCCGTCGCGCTCGCCGCCGGCAATGCACTGCTCGGCAATGACGACAATGCGGCCGGCATCGAGATCCAGACCTTCCCGTTCCGCCTGCGTTTTTCGGCCGACACCGCATTTGCGCTCACCGGCGCCGATCACGACTCGACGCTGGCGGGATCAACCGTCCGGCCGTGGTGGTGCACGCGGGCGAAGGCGAGCGATGTTCTCGCGATCGCGACGCCGCGGCGTGGCGCGCGGGTCTACGCGACCTTCGGTGGCGGAATCGATATTCCACGCGTGCTGGGCTCGCGCAGCACGCATCTGCGCGGCGGCTTCGGCGGGCTCGAGGGACGCACCTTGCAGGTGGGTGATGTCGTGCCGATCGGGAACACGCAGGGCAAGAGCGACGGTCGCTTCGATTTCGGCGTCGCGCCACCGGATGTTGCGATCGCGGGTGCGGCTCCAGCGGAAGACTGTGTGCTGCGGATACGCGTCATGCGGGCCGGCGAGTATGATCTGTTTTCGGAGGCGATGCAGGCGACGTTCTGGTCCACGACGTGGAAGATCAGCGCCCGGAGCGACCGGGGCGGCTACCGTCTTACCGGTGGCAAGCTGAGATTGGATGCGCCGGTCGAGATGCGTTCGCACGGCGTGGTGGCTGGCGTCGTGCAGGTGCCCCCGGCCGGCGAGCCGATCATCCAGATGAGCGATGCCAACACGGCCGGTGGCTATCCGAAGATGGCGGCCGTGATCCAGGCTGATCTCTGGCGCCTCGGCCAGGCGGCGCCAGGATCGTTCATCGCCTTCAGTGAGGTGAGCTACCAGGACGCGGTCGCGGCCATGGCTCCCGTCAACGACTACCTCGCGAAGTTGCGTGCGACCGCGGACCTCTACCGAGCGCTTTGA
- a CDS encoding biotin-dependent carboxyltransferase family protein, which translates to MIEILSVTGPASVQDLGRFDQYRFGVGTSGAMDDVALRAGNILLGNDENAAGIEIPMPPFKLRFDRDMAFALTGADVKAEIGGRVIPPWWRSHACAGEILTIKAMPRGARSYLTFGGGIDVPMALGSRSTQFRGEFGGWHGRPLQPGDILPCAASTAAIEELGVEPAEITLARPSAAADETVVRVVIAGEYDGFDAATQALFWSSSWKITPQSNRYGYRLQGPAVKPKTPIEKRSHGIVPGVIQIPPNGQPIIQMRDAQTSGGYPKIATVIQADLWRVGQARLGSKLRFEQTAYADALAAEDEMSAYLARLRTNARLVEETRTCR; encoded by the coding sequence GTGATCGAGATCCTGTCAGTCACGGGGCCCGCCAGCGTCCAGGATCTCGGCCGCTTCGACCAGTATCGCTTCGGGGTCGGGACTTCAGGTGCGATGGACGACGTCGCACTGCGTGCCGGCAACATTCTTCTCGGCAACGACGAGAATGCCGCCGGCATCGAAATCCCGATGCCGCCGTTCAAGCTTCGTTTCGACCGGGACATGGCCTTTGCGCTCACGGGCGCCGATGTCAAGGCCGAAATCGGGGGACGCGTGATCCCGCCCTGGTGGCGGTCGCACGCCTGTGCCGGCGAAATCTTGACCATCAAGGCAATGCCCCGCGGCGCACGAAGCTATCTAACATTCGGCGGCGGCATCGACGTGCCCATGGCGTTGGGGTCGCGCAGCACGCAATTTCGCGGCGAGTTCGGCGGCTGGCACGGACGGCCGCTCCAGCCCGGCGACATCCTGCCCTGCGCCGCGTCGACTGCGGCCATCGAGGAGCTCGGGGTCGAGCCGGCCGAGATCACGCTGGCGCGACCGAGCGCCGCTGCGGACGAGACCGTCGTCAGGGTCGTGATTGCCGGCGAGTATGACGGGTTCGACGCCGCCACGCAGGCGCTGTTCTGGTCCAGTAGCTGGAAGATCACGCCGCAGAGCAACCGTTACGGCTACCGCCTGCAAGGCCCCGCCGTGAAGCCGAAGACGCCGATCGAGAAGCGATCGCACGGCATCGTCCCCGGCGTCATCCAGATTCCGCCGAACGGACAGCCGATCATCCAGATGCGCGACGCACAGACGTCCGGTGGCTACCCGAAGATCGCAACCGTGATCCAGGCCGATCTGTGGCGCGTCGGACAAGCGCGGCTCGGCAGCAAGTTGCGGTTCGAGCAAACTGCCTATGCCGATGCACTTGCAGCCGAGGACGAGATGTCGGCCTATCTCGCTCGGCTCAGGACCAATGCGCGTCTTGTCGAGGAGACCAGAACATGCCGATAG